A genomic region of Alligator mississippiensis isolate rAllMis1 chromosome 4, rAllMis1, whole genome shotgun sequence contains the following coding sequences:
- the FAM117A gene encoding protein FAM117A isoform X1, which produces MAGAAGGSCCPGGTGGLQPLRATIPFQLQPRRGAGGDAGCRAASVPCATAVEKTCRTRPPRVRRTSSLDTIVGSYLVGQWPRDADGAFPSCMNDKATQTPVSWHEVEVGKASSSTHKRSASWGSTDHRREIAKLKQQLQRTKLNGRNGKEKERSSPLQGDHAVLGSVRDSPSGFLPASPALRLSPCLHRSLEGLNQELEEVFVKEQGEEELLRILEVPDGHRAPAPPQRGDGDFSLTLEPSSSSCSSLSLSPSPSVPIRPSPHTLARVSSEELTSAVEEPLPDPKEKEDGSPSPVLAFASSPRPNHSYMFKREPPEGCERVRAFEEALSPSPNRNFLPSCPDKNKVHFNPTGSAFCPVSLVKPLFPNMGFLFRGFPATSSPVPQGMFLGSRKDSAADGFSEASKSPPLNFEHWKRNQTEESVLFHSSLMV; this is translated from the exons cTAGCGTtccatgtgccactgctgttgAAAAGACATGCCGCACCCGACCACCCAGAGTGAGGCGCACATCTTCTCTAGATACCATAGTTGGGTCATACCTTGTGGGACAGTGGCCACGGGATGCTGATGGAGCCTTTCCTTCCTGCATGAATGACAAAGCTACCCAG ACTCCAGTGTCCTGGCATGAagtggaagtggggaaagccagcTCCAGTACTCATAAGCGTTCTGCATCTTGGGGTAGCACAGATCACCGCAGAGAG ATTGCTAAActgaagcagcagctccagcgAACTAAGCTAAATGGCagaaatggcaaagagaaagagCGGAGCTCCCCACTGCAGGGAGATCATGCTGTCCTTGGATCAGTCAGG GACTCTCCCTCTGGattcctgcctgcctctcctgctttGAGGCTCAGCCCCTGCTTACATAGGAGCCTTGAAGGCTTaaaccaggagctggaggaggtgtTTGTGAAGGAACAAGGAGAGGAAGAGCTGCTGAGG atCTTGGAAGTTCCAGATGGCCAtagagcccctgcccctccccagagaggtgatggagacTTCTCTCTGACTCTGGagcccagcagtagcagctgcagcagcctttctctttccccctccccttctgtgcCCATCCGACCTTCTCCACACACCCTTGCAAGAGTGTCTTCAGAAGAGCTTACTTCTGCAGTGGAAGAGCCACTGCCTGATCCTAAGGAGAAAG AGGATGGCAGCCCCTCACCAGTCCTGGCCTTTGCCTCATCTCCTCGACCCAACCACAGCTACATGTTTAAGCGGGAGCCACCTGAGGGATGTGAGAGAGTCCGGGCTTTTGAAGAAGCCTT GTCCCCCAGTCCCAATCGGAACTTTCTGCCCTCCTGTCCAGATAAGAACAAAGTCCACTTCAACCCAACAGGCTCTGCCTTTTGCCCAGTCAGTCTGGTGAAGCCTCTCTTTCCAAACATGGGTTTTCTGTTTAGAGGTTTCCCAGCTACTTCCAGTCCTGTGCCACAAGGTATGTTTCTTGGGTCACGGAAGGATTCTGCAGCAGATGGCTTTAGCGAGGCCTCTAAATCGCCTCCCCTGAACTTTGAACACTGGAAGCGCAACCAGACAGAAGAGAGTGTCCTCTTTCACAGCTCCCTCATGGTCTGA
- the FAM117A gene encoding protein FAM117A isoform X6, which produces MPAAGQTPVSWHEVEVGKASSSTHKRSASWGSTDHRREIAKLKQQLQRTKLNGRNGKEKERSSPLQGDHAVLGSVRDSPSGFLPASPALRLSPCLHRSLEGLNQELEEVFVKEQGEEELLRILEVPDGHRAPAPPQRGDGDFSLTLEPSSSSCSSLSLSPSPSVPIRPSPHTLARVSSEELTSAVEEPLPDPKEKEDGSPSPVLAFASSPRPNHSYMFKREPPEGCERVRAFEEALSPSPNRNFLPSCPDKNKVHFNPTGSAFCPVSLVKPLFPNMGFLFRGFPATSSPVPQGMFLGSRKDSAADGFSEASKSPPLNFEHWKRNQTEESVLFHSSLMV; this is translated from the exons ACTCCAGTGTCCTGGCATGAagtggaagtggggaaagccagcTCCAGTACTCATAAGCGTTCTGCATCTTGGGGTAGCACAGATCACCGCAGAGAG ATTGCTAAActgaagcagcagctccagcgAACTAAGCTAAATGGCagaaatggcaaagagaaagagCGGAGCTCCCCACTGCAGGGAGATCATGCTGTCCTTGGATCAGTCAGG GACTCTCCCTCTGGattcctgcctgcctctcctgctttGAGGCTCAGCCCCTGCTTACATAGGAGCCTTGAAGGCTTaaaccaggagctggaggaggtgtTTGTGAAGGAACAAGGAGAGGAAGAGCTGCTGAGG atCTTGGAAGTTCCAGATGGCCAtagagcccctgcccctccccagagaggtgatggagacTTCTCTCTGACTCTGGagcccagcagtagcagctgcagcagcctttctctttccccctccccttctgtgcCCATCCGACCTTCTCCACACACCCTTGCAAGAGTGTCTTCAGAAGAGCTTACTTCTGCAGTGGAAGAGCCACTGCCTGATCCTAAGGAGAAAG AGGATGGCAGCCCCTCACCAGTCCTGGCCTTTGCCTCATCTCCTCGACCCAACCACAGCTACATGTTTAAGCGGGAGCCACCTGAGGGATGTGAGAGAGTCCGGGCTTTTGAAGAAGCCTT GTCCCCCAGTCCCAATCGGAACTTTCTGCCCTCCTGTCCAGATAAGAACAAAGTCCACTTCAACCCAACAGGCTCTGCCTTTTGCCCAGTCAGTCTGGTGAAGCCTCTCTTTCCAAACATGGGTTTTCTGTTTAGAGGTTTCCCAGCTACTTCCAGTCCTGTGCCACAAGGTATGTTTCTTGGGTCACGGAAGGATTCTGCAGCAGATGGCTTTAGCGAGGCCTCTAAATCGCCTCCCCTGAACTTTGAACACTGGAAGCGCAACCAGACAGAAGAGAGTGTCCTCTTTCACAGCTCCCTCATGGTCTGA
- the FAM117A gene encoding protein FAM117A isoform X2, whose protein sequence is MAAFGFHLIFEYGKIILQFTCFKELQKTTTASVPCATAVEKTCRTRPPRVRRTSSLDTIVGSYLVGQWPRDADGAFPSCMNDKATQTPVSWHEVEVGKASSSTHKRSASWGSTDHRREIAKLKQQLQRTKLNGRNGKEKERSSPLQGDHAVLGSVRDSPSGFLPASPALRLSPCLHRSLEGLNQELEEVFVKEQGEEELLRILEVPDGHRAPAPPQRGDGDFSLTLEPSSSSCSSLSLSPSPSVPIRPSPHTLARVSSEELTSAVEEPLPDPKEKEDGSPSPVLAFASSPRPNHSYMFKREPPEGCERVRAFEEALSPSPNRNFLPSCPDKNKVHFNPTGSAFCPVSLVKPLFPNMGFLFRGFPATSSPVPQGMFLGSRKDSAADGFSEASKSPPLNFEHWKRNQTEESVLFHSSLMV, encoded by the exons cTAGCGTtccatgtgccactgctgttgAAAAGACATGCCGCACCCGACCACCCAGAGTGAGGCGCACATCTTCTCTAGATACCATAGTTGGGTCATACCTTGTGGGACAGTGGCCACGGGATGCTGATGGAGCCTTTCCTTCCTGCATGAATGACAAAGCTACCCAG ACTCCAGTGTCCTGGCATGAagtggaagtggggaaagccagcTCCAGTACTCATAAGCGTTCTGCATCTTGGGGTAGCACAGATCACCGCAGAGAG ATTGCTAAActgaagcagcagctccagcgAACTAAGCTAAATGGCagaaatggcaaagagaaagagCGGAGCTCCCCACTGCAGGGAGATCATGCTGTCCTTGGATCAGTCAGG GACTCTCCCTCTGGattcctgcctgcctctcctgctttGAGGCTCAGCCCCTGCTTACATAGGAGCCTTGAAGGCTTaaaccaggagctggaggaggtgtTTGTGAAGGAACAAGGAGAGGAAGAGCTGCTGAGG atCTTGGAAGTTCCAGATGGCCAtagagcccctgcccctccccagagaggtgatggagacTTCTCTCTGACTCTGGagcccagcagtagcagctgcagcagcctttctctttccccctccccttctgtgcCCATCCGACCTTCTCCACACACCCTTGCAAGAGTGTCTTCAGAAGAGCTTACTTCTGCAGTGGAAGAGCCACTGCCTGATCCTAAGGAGAAAG AGGATGGCAGCCCCTCACCAGTCCTGGCCTTTGCCTCATCTCCTCGACCCAACCACAGCTACATGTTTAAGCGGGAGCCACCTGAGGGATGTGAGAGAGTCCGGGCTTTTGAAGAAGCCTT GTCCCCCAGTCCCAATCGGAACTTTCTGCCCTCCTGTCCAGATAAGAACAAAGTCCACTTCAACCCAACAGGCTCTGCCTTTTGCCCAGTCAGTCTGGTGAAGCCTCTCTTTCCAAACATGGGTTTTCTGTTTAGAGGTTTCCCAGCTACTTCCAGTCCTGTGCCACAAGGTATGTTTCTTGGGTCACGGAAGGATTCTGCAGCAGATGGCTTTAGCGAGGCCTCTAAATCGCCTCCCCTGAACTTTGAACACTGGAAGCGCAACCAGACAGAAGAGAGTGTCCTCTTTCACAGCTCCCTCATGGTCTGA